cggcgaggttggcgtcgcggttgccgcccgccgcggcgaggcgcgcattcgcggcgtccagcttGCGTCgcatctcctccgcgtccctgtCGGCCATGTCCAGCCTGCTGCGGAGCATGCGGAGGTGCGCGTCCTTggtgccgagctcgagctccttctcccgCAAGATcgcctccacgtccgcgcccgcgcttcCGCCTCGGAACGAacccccggcgcccaccgGCGGAGGGGTCGGGATCCGGGCCGAGCCGCCGGACGTGGGCGGCATCAGCGGGTAGGATgatcccgcggcgggctcgcccTGCGACTTGGAGGTGTCCCTGGCCTGTCTCTCCATCTCCTCGATGGCCCTGTCgaagcgggcgcggggaggcgTGGGTTGGTCGGGGGTTGGAGGaaacacagctgtgcggATCTGGAGGGTGCCCAAGTTGCGCGAAGAGAgggcggcacccgcgcgtggACGGGCGGGTTCGGAAGGGAAGGGCGCGAAAGAAGCGCACCCCATCGTCGTGGCATCCGCCCAgaagtcgtcgtcatcgtccgccAGCTCGAAACCCAtggccgcgcccggcggccaCGAGTGCGCGCCCCCGATTTCAAACGCGAGAACGAACCGAGACGTCGACACGAAACTGAACGCCCCCGCTCCGTCCTCTGGTTCCTATTATTTCCCGCCACCAGCTTCTGAGCCGTCACAGCGCCGAgggtccaccgccgccaccacccgcGGCAGGTTCAgcacccgcgctcgcgtctggaaccggcgacgagcgccatGATGGGCCCCGGACTCGCGACGGCCTCCCCTGCGCCGGTCGCTTCGCGCGTTGTTacccgcggagaaggcgggcGAGCGGATAAAGCATGCGCGACCCCTCGGATTAGTCGCCGAGTCGCGACCcaagcgtcgtcgtcctccaccgccggccgccgcgtgaGGCTCGGCGCATCTCCGTCTCCCGCGTCgaccatcgcgtcgtcgcgtgcgtccaggcgcgtccgccccgccgcggcgtccttgcTGGATGACCCCATACAGGCGCGTCCCCCGAACGAGCCCAGCGCCGACCTCCTCAACGAAGATCTCGCGCCCGTGGCTCCCGCGCAACGCACGTTCACCACCtacgacatcgccgcgctctggatcggcctcgtcgtctgCGTCCCGGCGTACACCCTCGCCGGATCCGTCATCGACCTCGGCATGTCCGCCGCCCAGGGCATCGCCTGCATCGCCATCGCAAATCTCATCGTGTTACTCCCTATGGTGCTCAACGGGCACGCCGGATGCAAGTACGGCGTGCCGTTCCCGGTgttggcgaggtccgcgttCGGGATAAAGGGCGCGAACGTTCCCGCGGtgatgcgcgcgctcgtcgggtgCGGCTGGTTCGGCATCCAGACCCACGTCGGGGGGCAGGCCATCTTCGccatcgcgtgcgccgcgttgaAGCTGTCCACCGcagccgtcgcgaccgcccaTCTCGTACCCGCGCTGGGCATAAGCTCGTACGAGCTCCTGTGCTACGCGACGTTTTGGGCGGCGCAGGTGGCCGTCGTGGTCAAGGGGATAGAGTCCATCCGCGTCGTGGAGAAGTACGCAGCCCCGGTGTTGATCGTGCTCTGCGTGTCCCTCTTCGTCtgggcgtacgcggcggcgggcggacTCGGCGCGATGTTATCCACTCAGAGCGCATTCGTGGCGGGGGGACCGAAGGAGGGGCAGTTTCTGAGCGTGTTTCTTCCGATGATCACCGCGGTGGTGGGTTTCTGGGCGACGCTCAGTTTGAACATCTCGGATTTCACCCGATACGCCACGAGCCAGGAGGCGCAGTTCAAGGGTCAGACGATCGGGCTGCCGTTTTTCATGGCTGCGTTTTCGTTCATGTCCGTGGCGATCACGTCGTGCTCCGCGGTGATATTCGGttccgcggtcgccgacCCGGTGGCGCTGCTCGCGAAGGCTGACGGCGGGCCGctgacgacggcggtggccatGGGCGGCCTCCTGGTCGCCACGCTCTCGACCAACATCGCGGCGAACATCGTGGCGCCGGCAAACGCGTTCGTCAATCTCGCGCCCAGCAAGCTCTCGTTCCGGGCCGGCGGGATCACCACCGCGGTGCTGGGCACCGCCATCTTACCCTGGCGGCTCATGGCGGACGCCTCCGGGTACATATTCGTGTGGCTCATCGGCTACTCCGCCCTGCTGGGGCCCATAGCCGGGATCATGATCGCGGACTATTTCCTGGTGCGAAGACGCGTCcttgacgtcgacgccctgtACAAGAGCGGCGAAGGGACCGCGTACTGGTACGAGGGCGGGTTCAACACCCGCGCGATGTGGGCGTTCGCGGCCGGGGTGGCGCCCAACGTCCCGGGTTTCGCCATCTCGGCTGGGATCgttccggcggcggcggcgcagagcCTACGGGCCAGTTTTCCCGGCGCGCTTCGAACCTTCGAACTCGTCTACGGGTACGCCTGGTTCGTCGGTTTCTTCGTGGGCGCGGGTCTGTACCTGGCGCTGATGCGAGGCGAGTCACACGCGGGCGAGAACGAGGAGGTTTTGTACACAGCCTGACGAGACGGGGAGACAGACAAAAGCGCGAGTCCTCGTCGCATTCTTTTCTGTAAAATAAGTCGCCGCAAACAAACCGTCATCCCAGCAGCCCCACGCGAGCCAGCGCGGTcctccacgcgtcgccgtccggaTCCAGCCCCCGCGCCTTACCTAACGCCGTctccccgccgccatccGCCAGCGCCCGGGCCAGGTTCACCGCGCGCAAAATCGTTcgaacgccgacgccgtttGCACCGTTTGCTTCGCCGACTACTAaagccgccgctctcgccgcgggatcgagcaccgcgtcgtgACCGAcgagccccccgccgcgcgggttggcgacgacgtcgccgggacTCGAACCCTCGAACGCACCGCACGCGCGGAGCACGTTCACCACCTCCACCGGCGACAGCGCCGGCAcctcgacgctcgcgtgAAACGCCGACGTGAGGCCCAACGCGTcaagcgcgcgcggcgaggacgtcgtggcGACCACCGCGAGCCGCCTTCCCGGGGGCGGTGGCCTGCGCAGCaacgcgaggagcgccctcgccgtctctggcgccgtccgcgactcccccgcgggcgccgcgtcccccgggGCGACCCCCAAGAGCGTCTCCagtccgtcgacgacgagcagcgAGAGGTTAGACTTGACCGCGTCGTCAAACGCCGTTCGCAGCGCGTGCTCCACGTCCCccccggacgccgccaccgcgtccgccctgAACACCCTGACGTGCGGGAAGAGTAAGTCGCCCTCctggtcctcgccgtcgcccctctgcgcggcggcggcgacagccgCGGACTTGCCCGAGCCCGGGGGACCGTGCACCAAAATCGCGAGGTGATCCGGCCCAGCATCGCCCACCCCTCGACTTCTCGAACTCTCACTCGAACTCGAACcgccctcgttcgcggcggcgttcgggtcatcgcgcggacgacgacgcgccaccgcgcggagcagcgggccgatcgcgtccctcgcgcgcttgTGCGGCGACACCTCCGAGGACCCCGTCGTGCACGAACACAGCACGCCCAACGGCCgcatggacgcgagcgcttcctcgtcggcgcccatcgccggTCGCACCTCGCGCATGGCCCTGGTGAAGTCGTCCATCGTGACGTTGAGTTTCGaagatgatgatgatgatgatgatgatgatgattCGGTAGAAGGAGAAGCAgaggtcgcgtcgccgccgacgtcgtcggcgtccttgAGGTACCTGGCCAGCGCGTGCGAttgcgcggcgcccaccagCCCTTTAATCTCGGCTCCGGAATAGTTGCCCGTCACCTCCGCTAACGTATCGATGTCCACGTCGGTCGCGAGCAgcccctccgcgcgcatccgcgcgGTGTGTATGTTGAATATCTGCGTCCGTCCCTTCCGATCGGGAAGCCCAACCTCCACCTGAAGCTCCAGTCGACCCGGCCGCAGCACCGCCGGGTCGAGCAGATCTCTCCGGTTGGTGATGCCCACGACCAGCACGTTGTCCAGCGACTGCATGCCGTCGAGCTTCGTGAGCAGCTGGTTCACGACGTTGTCGTGGACCacggacgcggtcgcgccgccgctgccgcgcgCCTTCATGAtggcgtcgatctcgtcgaaTATGATCACGTGTAACTTGGACTTTTCCGCTTTGCCCTTCcactccttctcggcgggggcgaaaAGCTCCCGCATGTTCTCCTCGGACTGGCCCACGAACCGCTGTAAGATCTCCGGCCCGTTGACGATCTTCGGCGGGTGCGCGTTGAGCAGCTTGCCCAGCTGCCTGGCCACCAGGGTCTTGCCCGTGCCCGGAGGACCGTACAGTAGCATGCCCTTGACGTGTCGCATGCCCAGACGCTTGACCATCTCCGGAGGGACCATCCGCGAGGCGAACACGCGACGAAAGATGGTGAGGaactcggcgtcgaggccgccgacgccgtacCGCTCGAAGctgccgtcggcgagcatGTCCTTCAGGTGCGATTGCGACGTGTCGGCGGTCTCCGGGGGCGGCTCCGGCATGAGGTTTCGATTGCCCGCGGGGCCGACTCGGCCGTCGGAGTGCATCGCGATGCCGAGCGTCGGCGCCTTGACCACCGTGCGCTTGGGCTGGGGCTTCTCGGTGACGGGCGTGGACGGGGTGCGGGCGACGGATccgccgaggggcgcgccgaacATGGGCGGAGCGGGCTTCGGtttgggcggcgacgagggggaTGGCTGTTgagagggtgccgaggaggacgacatcgagtgcgtggcgccgcgcccggaggctatccgcgccgcctcctcgcgcatctcgcgctgcgcgcgctccatctcttccaccgcgcgctgctgctcgagctccgctTCGAGCGGGGACTTGGTGGTGATGCCGCggaaggcgacggcggcccgCGACGGGTCGGCATCCCACGCCTTCGTCGGATGCCGAGGGGCGCCGACGTtggcggtcgtcgtcgcaccgcccgcgcgcgatgaggacgccgcgggggagcgcagcgcgcgcagcAACGCTCTCCCGGCGTGTCGtgacgtcgtcatcgccgtcgacgacgcgcgaggtcCTTCGAAGCGTCCGAAGgctcggcgcgcgttcgagtgGCCACACCCGCGAAAAGGCCACGTCGCACGTCGCCAGTCTCTGCATCATCCACTTGGTGACAGCAGTCCTGACCAGCGCTGCCCAGCGCTGAACGCTGAACGAGCATTTCAAACGGGACCGACTTATTTTGGACGTTGAAGTCTCCTTCGTCGAGCTAAACACAGtcgcccccccgcgcccacgacgcgcggacgacctcgcgcgaTACGATGCCGTACCATATCTGTGAGGTGACGTCGGCGGAATTGCTACACTACCCGGAAAGTGGCAGCGGCCAGGATTGGAGTCCGGCGCGTGACTCGCAGATAATCAAATGCAAATTTCCCAAGGAGGACCTCCTCAGTTCGGGGCGCGAACTCTGCGCCTTTCTCGGCATCTTTATCCTTCCTCGGTTCATCGACGATGTGTGGGTTTTCATCAATACGGGTGTTCATTATTACGGTGCTTTTCCTATCCAGCCCGTCGATCCTATCCAGCCCGTCGACTTGAATGTGGAGCACCAGCAGAAGAAGAACTACTTCGAAGTCTTAGCCTGGTTGATATTTGGTGTTCTTTGCTGTGCTTTGTGCTCTCCTATGGTGATCATCTCGATAATCGTCATCGTCATGAACCTGGTATATGTTCTACGGAACGTTCGGTGTTACCGGACCATGCATTTCAGCATGCAGGAGACTGTTATaaacggcgaggaggtgtgGGAGGTGGACTTCAAAAGTGATTCTAAGGTCGACGAAGAAAAAGTGAAAG
This DNA window, taken from Micromonas commoda chromosome 2, complete sequence, encodes the following:
- a CDS encoding Nucleobase:Cation symporter-1 family (cytosine/purines/uracil/thiamine/allantoin; NCS1) → MGPGLATASPAPVASRVVTRGEGGRADKACATPRISRRVATQASSSSTAGRRVRLGASPSPASTIASSRASRRVRPAAASLLDDPIQARPPNEPSADLLNEDLAPVAPAQRTFTTYDIAALWIGLVVCVPAYTLAGSVIDLGMSAAQGIACIAIANLIVLLPMVLNGHAGCKYGVPFPVLARSAFGIKGANVPAVMRALVGCGWFGIQTHVGGQAIFAIACAALKLSTAAVATAHLVPALGISSYELLCYATFWAAQVAVVVKGIESIRVVEKYAAPVLIVLCVSLFVWAYAAAGGLGAMLSTQSAFVAGGPKEGQFLSVFLPMITAVVGFWATLSLNISDFTRYATSQEAQFKGQTIGLPFFMAAFSFMSVAITSCSAVIFGSAVADPVALLAKADGGPLTTAVAMGGLLVATLSTNIAANIVAPANAFVNLAPSKLSFRAGGITTAVLGTAILPWRLMADASGYIFVWLIGYSALLGPIAGIMIADYFLVRRRVLDVDALYKSGEGTAYWYEGGFNTRAMWAFAAGVAPNVPGFAISAGIVPAAAAQSLRASFPGALRTFELVYGYAWFVGFFVGAGLYLALMRGESHAGENEEVLYTA
- the NSFA gene encoding n-ethylmaleimide sensitive fusion protein (putatively, has two AAA domains - ATPase family associated with various cellular activities (AAA). AAA family proteins often perform chaperone-like functions that assist in the assembly, operation, or disassembly of protein complexes; expressed); this translates as MTTSRHAGRALLRALRSPAASSSRAGGATTTANVGAPRHPTKAWDADPSRAAVAFRGITTKSPLEAELEQQRAVEEMERAQREMREEAARIASGRGATHSMSSSSAPSQQPSPSSPPKPKPAPPMFGAPLGGSVARTPSTPVTEKPQPKRTVVKAPTLGIAMHSDGRVGPAGNRNLMPEPPPETADTSQSHLKDMLADGSFERYGVGGLDAEFLTIFRRVFASRMVPPEMVKRLGMRHVKGMLLYGPPGTGKTLVARQLGKLLNAHPPKIVNGPEILQRFVGQSEENMRELFAPAEKEWKGKAEKSKLHVIIFDEIDAIMKARGSGGATASVVHDNVVNQLLTKLDGMQSLDNVLVVGITNRRDLLDPAVLRPGRLELQVEVGLPDRKGRTQIFNIHTARMRAEGLLATDVDIDTLAEVTGNYSGAEIKGLVGAAQSHALARYLKDADDVGGDATSASPSTESSSSSSSSSSSKLNVTMDDFTRAMREVRPAMGADEEALASMRPLGVLCSCTTGSSEVSPHKRARDAIGPLLRAVARRRPRDDPNAAANEGGSSSSESSRSRGVGDAGPDHLAILVHGPPGSGKSAAVAAAAQRGDGEDQEGDLLFPHVRVFRADAVAASGGDVEHALRTAFDDAVKSNLSLLVVDGLETLLGVAPGDAAPAGESRTAPETARALLALLRRPPPPGRRLAVVATTSSPRALDALGLTSAFHASVEVPALSPVEVVNVLRACGAFEGSSPGDVVANPRGGGLVGHDAVLDPAARAAALVVGEANGANGVGVRTILRAVNLARALADGGGETALGKARGLDPDGDAWRTALARVGLLG
- a CDS encoding predicted protein translates to MPYHICEVTSAELLHYPESGSGQDWSPARDSQIIKCKFPKEDLLSSGRELCAFLGIFILPRFIDDVWVFINTGVHYYGAFPIQPVDPIQPVDLNVEHQQKKNYFEVLAWLIFGVLCCALCSPMVIISIIVIVMNLVYVLRNVRCYRTMHFSMQETVINGEEVWEVDFKSDSKVDEEKVKAGSWKTGAGFPVTPSQGDKVKVAFGPIEYWCLFRKQTQSDATARSPSPV